Proteins from a genomic interval of Papaver somniferum cultivar HN1 chromosome 4, ASM357369v1, whole genome shotgun sequence:
- the LOC113271530 gene encoding ubiquitin thioesterase otubain-like, translating into MQPEEKLAGEEVEYQTCDPGFTTTDWATFRDDDIMQQHNAIQAEEAVKKPYVSDKEPLSVLSEEYQSGSPILLEKIQVLSESYAAIRRTRGDGNCFFRSFMFSYLEHILESQDKAEVDRITANIEQCKKTLQSLGYADFTFEDFFALFLEQLENVLQGNESSISHEDLVQRSRDQSVSDYVVMFFRFVTSGEIRRRSEFFEPFILGLSNTTVEQFCKTSVEPMGEESDHVHIIALSDALGVPIRVMYLDRSSCDAEGVSVNHHDFIPTVGDVQNTTSKGVSDFVKPFITLLYRPGHYDILYPKQSGKQY; encoded by the exons ATGCAGCCCGAGGAGAAACTTGCGGGAGAGGAAGTAGAGTATCAAACGTGTGATCCTGGATTCACAACTACTGATTGGGCGACTTTTAGAGATGATGATATCATGCAACAGCATAATGCCATTCAGGCTGAAGAAGCTGTGAAAAAGCCATATGTTAGCGACAAG GAACCTCTTTCAGTGTTATCCGAGGAATATCAGTCAGGCAGCCCTATCTTGCTGGAGAAAATCCAG GTTTTGAGTGAAAGTTATGCTGCCATAAGACGAACAAGAGGAGATGGGAACTGTTTCTTTCGATCCTTCATGTTTTCCTATCTG GAGCATATTCTGGAATCACAAGACAAAGCAGAGGTAGACCGGATTACTGCAAATATTGAACAATGCAAAAAGACCCTCCAGAGTCTGGGATATGCAGATTTTACGTTTGAAGATTTTTTTGCG TTGTTCCTTGAGCAGCTGGAAAATGTTCTGCAAGGAAATGAATCCTCCATAAG TCATGAAGATCTGGTGCAGAGGAGTCGAGATCAATCCGTGTCAGATTACG TTGTAATGTTCTTCAGATTTGTTACTTCTGGTGAAATTCGTAGACGCTCTGAATTCTTCGAACCTTTTATTTTGGGCTTATCAAATACAACTGTGGAACAG TTTTGTAAGACTTCTGTGGAGCCCATGGGTGAAGAAAGTGACCATGTTCACATCATTGCCTTGTCTGATGCGTTGGGTGTGCCCATCCGTGTAATGTACCTGGATCGCAGCTCCTGTGATGCTGAGGGTGTCAGTGTAAATCATCATGATTTTATTCCAACTGTTGGTGATGTTCAGAATACTACTAGCAAAGGCGTTTCTGATTTTGTGAAACCATTTATCACCTTGCTTTACCGCCCAGGCCATTATGACATTCTGTACCCAAAGCAATCAGGTAAGCAATACTAG